The Christiangramia flava JLT2011 genome has a segment encoding these proteins:
- a CDS encoding glutamate-5-semialdehyde dehydrogenase, producing the protein MKLIKSELKNNVLKSMMNILDKRRNEIIEANKKDLEAFDRDDQAMYDRLVVDEKKVDGMIQSVQEVMEQDDPVGQTIEHRKLDSGLDITNKTAPFGNIMIIYESRPDVTIEAAVLAFKANNKIYLKGGKEAIHSNKILEECWHEALEENGLSKDWIKLLHLNRTETQDFLKNPPEQLDLIVPRGGERLIAFVKEHATGAVLVSGRGNNFLYVSKNADFDVAKKVMLNAKIDKISGCNALDKVLVDKNIEDYEGKLKELQELFRDHNVTILVDEEVSKVLTDEEKIPSEDTWYEEFLAMKIVIGAIDGLDSAIEKINQYSGGHSASIITKDRDEAITFMEQVDSAAVYHNASTRFTDGGQMGVGAELAISTDKLHHRGPLGLKQLVTNKYYVLGEGHVRV; encoded by the coding sequence ATGAAGTTGATAAAATCTGAATTAAAGAATAATGTCCTTAAATCTATGATGAATATCCTGGATAAGAGGCGTAACGAGATCATTGAAGCAAATAAAAAGGACCTTGAGGCTTTCGATCGTGACGATCAGGCAATGTATGATCGTTTAGTGGTTGATGAAAAGAAAGTAGACGGGATGATCCAGTCGGTTCAGGAAGTGATGGAACAGGATGATCCTGTAGGCCAGACGATCGAACACCGAAAACTGGATAGCGGGCTGGATATTACCAATAAAACGGCTCCTTTCGGGAATATCATGATCATTTATGAATCCCGACCGGATGTAACTATTGAAGCCGCGGTTTTAGCCTTTAAAGCGAATAATAAAATCTATCTGAAAGGCGGAAAAGAGGCTATTCATTCTAACAAAATTCTGGAAGAATGCTGGCATGAAGCACTGGAAGAAAACGGTTTGAGCAAGGACTGGATCAAGCTGTTACACCTTAACAGAACTGAAACCCAGGATTTCCTGAAGAATCCGCCTGAGCAATTAGATTTAATTGTACCACGTGGTGGTGAAAGATTGATCGCATTTGTAAAGGAACACGCAACCGGAGCTGTTCTGGTAAGCGGTAGAGGGAATAACTTCCTTTATGTTTCCAAAAATGCCGATTTTGACGTTGCCAAGAAAGTGATGTTGAACGCGAAGATCGATAAGATCTCAGGGTGCAACGCACTCGATAAAGTCTTAGTTGATAAAAATATCGAAGATTACGAAGGAAAACTGAAAGAGCTTCAGGAACTTTTCCGGGATCACAATGTGACTATTCTGGTAGATGAGGAAGTTTCTAAAGTTTTGACCGATGAAGAAAAAATTCCTTCTGAAGACACCTGGTATGAGGAGTTTCTGGCAATGAAAATCGTAATTGGAGCGATTGATGGTTTGGATTCTGCGATCGAGAAGATCAACCAGTATTCCGGAGGTCATTCCGCTTCTATTATCACCAAAGACCGTGACGAGGCGATTACCTTCATGGAACAGGTAGACAGCGCCGCTGTTTATCATAATGCTTCCACAAGATTCACTGATGGTGGACAAATGGGAGTTGGAGCGGAACTTGCGATTTCTACTGATAAATTACATCATAGAGGTCCGTTAGGATTGAAACAGCTGGTTACCAATAAATATTACGTATTGGGCGAAGGCCACGTAAGAGTTTAA
- a CDS encoding T9SS type A sorting domain-containing protein, with protein sequence MKQKLPYLLIFLGFLLSTNLGFAQTVFINEIHYDNAGGDTNERIEIAGPAGTDLTGWKLMLYNGSGGTEYATETLTEIIPDSGTGFGYIVVSPSSFQNGPDGIALIDNADNVIQFLSYEAAFMAVGGPADGMMSTEIGVEESGSTPADFSLQLGGEGTEYTDFTWQTELASTFGEVNANQQLGTVQPIVFINEIHYDNAGTDTGEAIEIVATAGTDLSGYSLVLYNGSNGASYSTENLSGIVADEQSGYGFTVIYPGSFQNGSPDGLALVDPDGNVLQFLSYEGSFSATNGPASGMTSTDIGVEESGSEFNSSLQLGGQGLKYEDFSWQAEQLGTFGAVNTNQLFEEGTVDPEPEPVNGIAFINELHYDNDSSDTGEAVEIAGTAGLNLNGYTLVFYNGNGGAIYKSQDLSGTLSEQDNGYGTLSFEVSGIQNGAPDGLALVDPDGAVIQFLSYEGTFTAVEGPAAGMESTDIGVAEPGNNSAGYSLQLAGEGSYYEDFSWTGPITNTFGAVNTNQKFVQPVPVLFVNELHYDNSGGDVGEGIEVAGTAGLDLTGYSIAFYNGNGGDVYKTENLSGVLPNQDNGYGTLSFEVSGIQNGAPDGLALINPEGNVIQFLSYEGSFVATSGPAAGLESTDIAVTEPGPVEYSLQLQGTGKVYEDFIWIGPVPNTFGSVNSRQSFGEPTSEPEKIISIAEAREKADEQIVTVAGTFTVVNEIGGPAYIQDKNGAIAIYDENIFENENFKIGDSIKLTAIKTTYFEQVELVSAIEIMDLGEATQPIVPKEISLNELDQYPDQLVQVSNIQFAEEEIGKLVRGGENFRISDASGDGDLRIDHDTKDLLYGVIPESCSSVTGIAADVYFNIIPRSSDDFSCLEKFDGDNGLDISYDQTLDVVTWNLEFFGFYKNNSAPAPEAIQKEAVKSRIIELNADLIAVEEVVNVELFAEMVSELEGYDFILSDAVSYPNSNDPEFGTQRIGFIYKTDVIDVKESKVLLESIHPYYNGDDRSFITDASYPTGDADQFWSSGRLPFLIETTVTLDGQSQDYDFVVIHAKSGSSAEDYQRREFDNKVLKDSLDTYYAGSNLMVLGDFNDDIDQTIADTYATASSYYEFINSEDYEFVTRRLSEEGFNSTLNYSDIIDHIMISDELSDNYVEGSASVRYDLYTADYGSTASDHFAVSARFSLFESADNGKNNPDMVQVCFNGHTQFVSENAVANLLKKGAVLGKCEGTQELYATPNPVESTTIISLEGFKNGQAKLNIYSLSGNLLASERIQVKNATAELELNMSGYLPGLYIIQVQNSFGQLETIKVVKK encoded by the coding sequence ATGAAACAAAAATTACCCTACCTCCTGATATTTTTGGGATTTTTACTATCAACCAATTTAGGCTTTGCCCAAACTGTTTTCATCAATGAAATTCATTATGATAATGCGGGCGGTGATACGAATGAAAGGATTGAAATTGCCGGGCCGGCCGGGACCGATCTTACGGGCTGGAAATTAATGCTGTACAACGGAAGCGGCGGTACAGAATATGCTACGGAAACTTTAACTGAAATCATTCCAGATTCCGGTACTGGTTTCGGATATATCGTCGTTTCTCCAAGCAGCTTTCAGAATGGTCCTGATGGAATTGCCCTGATCGATAATGCCGATAATGTCATCCAGTTTTTAAGCTATGAAGCTGCTTTTATGGCGGTTGGAGGTCCTGCTGATGGAATGATGAGCACTGAAATAGGAGTGGAAGAGTCAGGCAGCACACCTGCCGATTTCTCCCTGCAGCTAGGTGGTGAAGGAACAGAATATACTGATTTTACCTGGCAAACCGAATTGGCTTCAACTTTTGGGGAGGTGAATGCCAACCAGCAATTGGGGACTGTTCAACCAATCGTTTTCATCAACGAAATTCATTATGACAATGCCGGAACTGATACCGGCGAAGCTATTGAAATAGTCGCGACTGCAGGAACCGATCTTTCCGGTTATTCCCTGGTGCTTTATAACGGCTCCAACGGAGCAAGCTATTCAACTGAAAATTTAAGTGGGATAGTGGCTGATGAACAATCTGGTTACGGGTTTACAGTGATCTATCCAGGTTCGTTTCAAAATGGATCACCAGATGGGTTGGCCCTGGTAGACCCAGACGGGAATGTTCTCCAGTTTTTGAGCTATGAGGGCAGCTTTAGCGCTACCAATGGCCCAGCAAGCGGGATGACCAGTACCGATATTGGCGTCGAAGAATCGGGATCAGAATTTAATTCTTCCCTGCAATTGGGCGGGCAGGGATTGAAATATGAAGACTTTAGCTGGCAGGCAGAACAACTGGGAACTTTTGGAGCAGTAAACACCAATCAGTTATTTGAAGAAGGAACCGTAGACCCTGAACCTGAACCAGTGAACGGAATTGCCTTTATCAACGAATTGCACTATGATAATGATAGCAGTGATACCGGTGAAGCGGTGGAGATTGCTGGAACGGCAGGGCTGAATCTTAATGGTTATACACTTGTTTTCTACAATGGCAATGGCGGAGCGATCTATAAATCACAGGATCTAAGCGGCACGTTATCAGAGCAGGACAACGGCTACGGAACTTTGAGCTTTGAAGTTTCGGGAATCCAGAATGGTGCTCCAGACGGGTTGGCTTTAGTAGATCCGGATGGTGCGGTGATCCAGTTTTTAAGTTATGAAGGAACTTTTACCGCGGTAGAAGGTCCTGCAGCCGGTATGGAAAGTACCGATATTGGGGTTGCTGAACCGGGAAATAACAGCGCAGGCTATTCTTTGCAATTAGCAGGTGAAGGTTCTTATTACGAAGATTTCAGCTGGACGGGTCCCATTACCAATACTTTTGGGGCAGTCAATACCAACCAGAAATTTGTTCAGCCAGTACCGGTGCTTTTTGTAAACGAGTTACACTACGACAATAGCGGAGGCGATGTTGGTGAGGGGATCGAAGTAGCCGGAACTGCCGGCCTGGATCTCACTGGTTACAGCATTGCTTTCTACAATGGGAATGGTGGGGATGTTTATAAAACTGAAAACCTTTCCGGAGTTTTACCAAATCAGGATAATGGCTACGGAACTTTGAGTTTTGAAGTTTCAGGTATTCAGAATGGAGCGCCAGACGGTTTGGCTTTGATCAATCCGGAAGGAAATGTAATTCAGTTTCTAAGCTATGAAGGCAGCTTCGTGGCGACAAGCGGTCCTGCAGCGGGATTGGAAAGTACAGATATTGCCGTGACTGAACCAGGACCTGTGGAATACTCTTTACAACTGCAGGGAACTGGTAAAGTGTATGAAGATTTTATCTGGATTGGACCTGTGCCTAATACTTTTGGAAGTGTAAATTCCAGACAATCTTTTGGAGAACCCACTTCAGAACCCGAGAAAATCATTTCCATCGCCGAGGCGAGGGAAAAAGCCGATGAGCAGATCGTAACCGTCGCCGGAACTTTTACCGTGGTGAATGAAATTGGCGGGCCTGCGTATATCCAGGATAAGAACGGGGCGATAGCGATCTATGATGAGAACATATTTGAAAACGAAAACTTTAAAATTGGTGATTCTATCAAATTAACCGCTATAAAAACCACCTATTTCGAGCAGGTGGAATTGGTAAGCGCTATTGAAATTATGGATCTGGGCGAAGCAACGCAGCCAATTGTTCCAAAGGAAATTAGCCTGAACGAGTTAGATCAATATCCAGATCAGCTGGTACAGGTTTCCAACATCCAGTTTGCAGAAGAAGAAATTGGAAAACTGGTAAGAGGTGGTGAGAATTTCAGGATTTCAGATGCCAGTGGAGATGGAGACTTAAGGATCGATCATGATACCAAAGACCTGCTGTATGGAGTTATTCCGGAAAGTTGCAGTAGTGTGACGGGAATTGCCGCAGATGTGTATTTTAATATAATTCCGAGATCTAGCGACGATTTCAGCTGTCTGGAGAAATTTGATGGTGACAATGGTTTGGATATTTCCTATGACCAAACACTGGATGTTGTAACCTGGAACCTGGAATTCTTCGGATTTTATAAAAATAACAGCGCCCCGGCACCAGAAGCCATTCAGAAGGAAGCAGTAAAAAGCAGAATTATTGAATTGAATGCTGATCTCATCGCAGTGGAAGAAGTGGTAAATGTGGAATTATTCGCGGAAATGGTTTCGGAATTAGAGGGTTATGATTTTATTCTTTCAGATGCTGTATCCTATCCTAATAGCAATGATCCGGAGTTTGGAACGCAACGAATTGGTTTTATCTATAAAACTGATGTGATAGATGTAAAAGAATCTAAAGTTTTACTGGAAAGTATTCACCCCTATTATAATGGTGATGACCGTTCCTTTATCACCGATGCAAGTTATCCAACTGGCGATGCAGATCAATTCTGGTCCAGTGGGAGATTGCCATTTTTGATTGAAACTACGGTAACTCTGGATGGCCAGTCTCAAGACTACGACTTTGTAGTCATCCACGCCAAATCTGGTTCCAGTGCAGAAGATTATCAAAGAAGAGAGTTTGATAATAAAGTTTTAAAAGATAGCCTGGATACGTATTATGCTGGCAGTAACCTGATGGTTCTTGGTGATTTCAATGATGATATCGACCAGACCATTGCAGACACCTATGCCACAGCATCGTCTTACTATGAATTCATTAATTCAGAAGATTACGAGTTTGTCACCCGCAGACTTAGTGAAGAAGGTTTTAATTCAACCCTGAATTATTCTGATATTATTGATCACATTATGATCTCTGATGAGCTTTCTGATAATTATGTAGAAGGCAGTGCCAGTGTGCGTTACGACCTTTACACGGCAGATTACGGCTCTACAGCTTCTGATCACTTTGCTGTCTCTGCCCGGTTCTCCTTATTTGAGTCGGCTGATAATGGCAAGAACAATCCTGATATGGTTCAGGTTTGCTTCAATGGCCACACCCAGTTTGTTTCTGAAAACGCGGTGGCCAATCTATTGAAGAAAGGGGCCGTTTTAGGTAAATGCGAAGGTACCCAGGAGTTGTATGCGACGCCCAACCCGGTTGAATCTACAACAATTATTAGTCTGGAAGGTTTTAAAAACGGTCAGGCAAAGCTGAATATCTATAGTCTAAGTGGAAATTTACTGGCATCTGAAAGAATTCAGGTTAAAAACGCTACGGCAGAACTGGAACTGAATATGAGCGGGTACTTACCGGGCTTATATATTATACAGGTTCAGAATTCATTTGGACAACTGGAAACGATCAAAGTGGTTAAGAAATAG
- a CDS encoding cation:proton antiporter, translated as MEIPMLQDIVVILGLSILIILAFQRLKLPAILGFLLAGIIAGPYAFNLISSNHEVELLSEIGIIFLLFVIGIELSLKGLASIKKIIFLGGGIQVGGTILITAALSILIGLPWQSAVFLGFLFSLSSTAIVLKLLQEKGEITAPHGRIGLGILIFQDIIVVPMMLFTPLLAGETPNILSTVAIMAIKILLVLVVVYILARYIVPKLLGWVVKTRNQELFILTVVVLCFGVAWLTSTVGLSLALGAFFAGLIISESDYSHQATANVLPFREIFISFFFISVGTLLNLDFFFSNILNIALLVVGVVLMKMIILAVTVLILKYPPRTMLLVLFSLFQVGEFSLLLSGVGKDSGIIPENIYQYFLAISIISMGLTPFLIANAEKFTYAILKLPISSAVRKRLENIKKSSKAEEEFSEDNLHDHLVVIGYGINGQNISKAAKKAEIPYVILDTNPETFKKAKAGKEPIVFGDATNALILKHAHIQEARVIVIAISDPNATKKILTSIRQFTQTATVIVRTRYVSEIEEVIRLGADEVIPEEFETSIEIFTRVLKKYLVPFDEIQDFTNQIRSSDYEMLTSLKKKPHSPALEHLNIPNREIVTIKVQQNNKKIVGKSIEKSGIGKNYGVTVLAIQRDRRHLTEISPQTEILQGDLLYLFGHPNNINNLNRLLSF; from the coding sequence ATGGAAATCCCTATGCTTCAGGATATTGTTGTAATTCTTGGATTATCGATCCTGATAATCCTGGCTTTCCAGCGCCTGAAACTACCTGCGATCCTGGGGTTCTTACTGGCCGGGATCATTGCAGGACCATATGCCTTTAACCTCATCAGTTCCAACCACGAAGTAGAATTACTATCTGAAATTGGGATTATCTTTCTGCTGTTCGTGATCGGGATCGAACTTTCCCTGAAGGGTCTTGCCTCCATCAAAAAGATCATATTCTTAGGCGGGGGTATCCAGGTGGGCGGAACGATCCTCATTACCGCGGCCTTATCCATCTTGATCGGGCTTCCCTGGCAAAGTGCTGTTTTTTTAGGTTTTCTTTTTAGCCTGAGCAGTACCGCAATTGTACTGAAATTGCTTCAGGAAAAAGGGGAAATTACAGCCCCCCACGGGAGAATTGGCCTGGGAATCCTGATTTTTCAGGATATTATCGTGGTTCCCATGATGCTGTTTACACCGCTTCTGGCGGGCGAAACGCCAAATATCCTTTCTACGGTGGCAATTATGGCCATCAAGATCCTTTTGGTTCTCGTGGTGGTTTATATTCTGGCAAGATACATCGTCCCGAAATTACTGGGTTGGGTCGTCAAAACCAGGAACCAGGAACTCTTTATTTTGACGGTAGTTGTTCTCTGTTTCGGGGTGGCGTGGCTTACCTCAACCGTTGGTCTTTCACTGGCCCTGGGGGCATTCTTCGCCGGTTTGATCATTTCTGAATCAGATTACAGTCACCAGGCTACCGCGAATGTGTTGCCATTCCGTGAGATATTCATCAGTTTTTTCTTTATTTCAGTAGGAACACTGCTGAACCTGGATTTCTTTTTTTCCAATATTCTGAATATCGCCTTACTCGTAGTAGGTGTGGTACTGATGAAAATGATCATTCTCGCAGTGACCGTTCTTATTCTGAAGTATCCGCCAAGAACGATGTTGTTAGTACTTTTCAGCCTGTTCCAGGTTGGGGAATTTTCCTTGCTCCTTTCCGGAGTTGGAAAAGATAGCGGCATCATCCCGGAAAATATTTATCAGTATTTCCTCGCCATCTCGATCATTTCCATGGGGCTAACGCCTTTTCTGATTGCCAATGCGGAAAAATTCACCTATGCCATTCTGAAATTACCGATCTCTTCCGCAGTACGAAAACGACTCGAAAACATCAAAAAAAGCTCCAAAGCTGAAGAAGAATTTTCCGAAGACAACCTGCACGACCACCTGGTCGTGATTGGCTACGGAATAAACGGACAAAACATTTCCAAGGCTGCCAAAAAAGCGGAAATTCCTTATGTGATTTTAGATACGAATCCTGAAACTTTTAAAAAGGCCAAGGCCGGTAAAGAACCAATCGTTTTTGGGGATGCAACCAATGCACTCATCCTCAAACATGCCCACATCCAGGAAGCCAGGGTGATCGTGATCGCCATTTCTGATCCTAATGCCACGAAAAAGATCCTTACGAGCATCAGGCAATTCACGCAAACAGCGACCGTGATCGTTCGTACGAGGTACGTGAGTGAGATCGAAGAAGTGATCAGGCTGGGCGCCGATGAAGTGATCCCGGAAGAGTTTGAAACTTCGATCGAGATCTTTACCCGTGTGCTGAAAAAATACCTGGTCCCTTTTGATGAAATTCAGGATTTCACCAATCAGATCCGTTCTTCAGATTATGAGATGCTGACTTCCCTCAAGAAAAAACCGCATTCCCCTGCCCTTGAACATCTGAATATCCCGAACCGCGAAATTGTGACGATCAAAGTGCAGCAGAACAATAAAAAGATCGTGGGGAAAAGTATTGAAAAATCAGGGATTGGGAAGAATTATGGTGTGACCGTGCTCGCCATTCAGCGGGATCGCAGGCACCTTACTGAGATCTCTCCGCAAACTGAAATCCTGCAGGGCGACCTATTGTACCTGTTCGGTCACCCGAACAATATCAATAACCTCAACAGACTCTTATCTTTTTAA
- a CDS encoding peptidase M61, whose product MKKLILGLATASLLFACKTQNVQLPEKPVTAHLDLVNVSNDKVTVTVDPDRFTKDTTSFFIPKTVPGTYSTDNYGKFSENFRALNYKGEPMDFKKVDENTWMITNAKNLDKVVYEVNDSFDWENEGGTYSMAGTNILKDKNFLLNLHGFVGYFDGMTEKKYHLEIERPTKLIPGTSLTLNESVTGNNPAISTDIFDVDRYFDVIDHPIMYAKADTAKIDVQGMEVLLDVYSPNGKYSAQDLKPAIEKMISAQKSFLGDINNTDKYAILLYLAEDDKPDAGNFGALEHHTSTVVVLSESMPKEALENSLTDIVSHEFFHIITPLSVHAEEIHYFDYNDPKMSEHLWMYEGVTEYFANLFQVNQGLIDNQEFYNRMTDKISVSQRFDDTVPFTEMSKNILEEPYKDMYYNVYMKGALIGMALDIRLRELSGGQMGILDLMKKLSEKYGKDQPFKDENLIPTIVELTYPEIQDFFDQYVTGSTPIPYEQFFEKVGLYKKEVMSEVGFFLKGQTPYIRPNQETGELIFREMELNTFLNDLGVKSGDILVSINGTAYNLQNVYGLISASQEWKEGNDITMVIKRDGKEMELSGKITTPMDSQEKLVENQNADGVQMELRHAWLKG is encoded by the coding sequence ATGAAAAAACTCATTCTGGGACTTGCAACTGCTTCCCTGCTATTTGCCTGTAAAACCCAAAATGTTCAGCTGCCCGAAAAACCTGTTACCGCTCACCTGGACCTCGTAAATGTTTCCAATGATAAAGTTACCGTTACGGTAGATCCGGATAGGTTTACCAAAGACACCACCAGCTTTTTTATTCCCAAGACGGTGCCGGGAACCTATTCTACCGATAACTACGGAAAATTTTCAGAAAACTTCAGAGCCCTTAATTATAAAGGCGAGCCAATGGATTTCAAAAAGGTAGACGAAAATACCTGGATGATCACTAACGCCAAGAACCTGGACAAGGTGGTGTACGAGGTGAATGATTCATTCGACTGGGAAAATGAAGGCGGCACTTATTCTATGGCCGGAACCAACATTTTAAAAGACAAGAACTTCCTGTTGAATCTTCACGGTTTTGTAGGATATTTTGATGGGATGACCGAAAAGAAATATCACCTGGAGATCGAGCGCCCAACCAAGCTTATTCCGGGAACTTCCCTTACTTTAAATGAGAGCGTAACCGGTAATAACCCGGCAATTAGCACCGATATCTTCGATGTAGATCGTTATTTCGATGTGATCGATCACCCGATCATGTATGCCAAGGCTGATACCGCGAAAATTGACGTTCAGGGAATGGAAGTCTTGCTCGACGTGTATTCTCCAAACGGAAAATACAGCGCTCAGGACCTGAAACCGGCTATCGAAAAAATGATCTCTGCTCAGAAAAGTTTTTTGGGTGATATTAATAATACTGATAAATATGCGATCCTGCTATACCTGGCTGAAGATGATAAACCTGATGCGGGTAACTTCGGCGCTTTGGAGCACCATACCTCCACCGTCGTGGTACTTTCAGAATCTATGCCGAAGGAAGCTTTGGAAAATTCGCTCACCGATATTGTTTCCCATGAATTCTTCCACATTATTACGCCGCTAAGCGTTCACGCTGAAGAGATTCATTATTTTGATTATAATGATCCTAAAATGTCAGAACACCTTTGGATGTACGAGGGAGTGACCGAATATTTCGCCAATTTGTTCCAGGTAAACCAGGGATTGATCGATAACCAGGAATTTTATAACCGAATGACCGACAAGATTTCGGTTTCGCAGCGTTTCGACGATACTGTTCCTTTTACCGAAATGAGCAAGAACATCCTGGAAGAGCCATACAAAGACATGTATTATAATGTTTATATGAAAGGTGCTTTGATAGGAATGGCCTTAGATATTCGCTTAAGAGAACTGAGCGGTGGCCAGATGGGAATTCTTGACCTAATGAAAAAACTGAGTGAAAAATATGGTAAAGATCAGCCGTTCAAGGATGAAAACCTCATCCCTACCATTGTGGAACTGACCTATCCTGAAATTCAGGATTTCTTTGATCAGTATGTAACTGGCTCTACGCCGATCCCTTACGAGCAATTCTTCGAAAAAGTAGGACTGTACAAAAAAGAAGTGATGAGCGAAGTTGGTTTCTTTCTCAAAGGCCAGACGCCGTACATCAGGCCCAACCAGGAAACCGGGGAGCTGATCTTCCGCGAGATGGAATTGAATACTTTCCTTAACGATCTTGGTGTGAAGAGCGGCGACATTCTTGTTTCCATTAATGGTACCGCCTATAATCTACAGAATGTCTACGGACTCATCTCTGCTTCCCAGGAATGGAAGGAAGGGAATGATATTACCATGGTCATTAAAAGAGACGGTAAAGAGATGGAACTTTCCGGAAAAATAACTACACCCATGGATAGCCAGGAAAAACTGGTAGAAAACCAGAATGCCGATGGGGTTCAGATGGAATTAAGACATGCTTGGTTAAAAGGTTAA
- the proB gene encoding glutamate 5-kinase has translation MDKKRRIVVKVGTNVMTNKDNRILGPILKSLVRQIATLYEEDVQTVLVSSGSAIAGKEILGEINIKDESKRRQVFSSVGQPRMMRHYYSIFHDYGMRCAQVLATKRDFSPGIHRENMINCYESLLSEGIIPIANEDDAVSVTMSMFSDNDELASLVAELIGAEKLIILSDTDGLYTGHPEDDDSEKLNKVQVDENVEKYVQESDKGEGEGRGGMESKIKIAKSTASKNITTYIANGKRENVILDIMAGKPVGTKFTA, from the coding sequence ATGGATAAGAAAAGAAGAATTGTCGTAAAAGTTGGTACGAACGTGATGACCAACAAAGACAATAGAATTTTAGGACCAATTTTGAAAAGCCTGGTTCGCCAGATCGCCACACTTTATGAAGAAGATGTGCAAACGGTCCTGGTTTCTTCAGGTTCGGCAATTGCCGGAAAAGAAATCCTTGGAGAGATCAATATAAAGGATGAAAGCAAGAGAAGACAGGTGTTTTCATCAGTTGGGCAGCCACGTATGATGCGCCACTATTACAGCATCTTCCATGATTACGGAATGCGTTGTGCGCAGGTGCTGGCTACGAAAAGAGACTTTAGCCCGGGGATTCACAGGGAAAATATGATCAATTGTTATGAATCGTTACTTTCCGAAGGAATTATCCCGATCGCTAATGAAGATGATGCGGTATCGGTGACCATGTCTATGTTTTCTGATAACGATGAACTGGCCAGTCTGGTCGCTGAATTGATTGGTGCGGAAAAACTGATCATTCTGAGTGATACCGATGGTTTGTACACCGGACACCCGGAAGACGACGATTCAGAAAAACTGAACAAAGTACAGGTTGATGAAAACGTGGAAAAATACGTTCAGGAATCAGACAAAGGTGAAGGCGAAGGCCGTGGTGGTATGGAATCCAAGATCAAAATTGCAAAAAGTACCGCTTCCAAAAATATTACCACCTACATCGCCAACGGTAAAAGAGAAAATGTCATTTTAGACATTATGGCCGGAAAGCCTGTAGGTACGAAGTTTACAGCATAA